GGCGTTGCAATAGTTCAGACAAAAGACGAGATATGCCTGGGCTGTCACACGAATATCCCGCCGCAGCTTTTCAATGATATAAAAAACAATGCGGACATCCTGACCTGCTGTTATTGCCACAGGATGCTTTACCATGAAACAGCATAGCTGTCTGCCCCTGGAGATTGATCTTCCCTGTGGCAAGACCACAGGGAATCTAATGTAAGGAATTTCTTTATCATATTCGCTCGCTTGACCCCGTGGCAAGACCACGGGGAATACGCTCGCTATCCATTTAAACAGCTCATAACAAATGCAGGAAATATACAAACAGGGGCTGCTGAAATTAGACGACAATCCAGGAACGTCCGAATCTGAGACGGAGATTTACTGCGACGGCGCATCCAGTGGGAATCCGGGCCATGCCGGAATCGGCGTGGTAATCCGTTATAAAACAGCCCGCCAGCCTCATTTTACCGTTCACAAAATATCAGAATACATAGGCACGGCAACCAATAATATCGCCGAATATCAGGCGTTCCTGAGGGGGCTTAAGGAAGCCTGCGCATTAGGGCTCAAAAAAATAACGGTCTTCCTGGATTCAGAACTTCTCGTAAAACAGATGACCGGCATTTACAAGGTTAAAAACAGCAATTTAAAAGACCTCTATCTTCAGGCTCAGAATATCCTTAGGAAATTTGACGCCTTCAGGATAATTCATGTGGGCAGAGAATTCAACAAAGAAGCCGACTTGCTTGCAAAACAATCCATTAAAAAATTCCATAAAATCCATAAGAAAGGATAATTGACTTATAATTAAGTGTTATGATATAGTTAAAAAAAACTTATAACGAGGGGTTAAAATAATATGCAAGACCATAAGTTAAAAGTATTTTGTACCGTTGCAGAAACAAAAAGTTTTTCAAAGGCTTCTGAGATAATACGTCTTACCCAGCCGGCCGTCAGCCTTCAGATTCAGGCGCTTGAAGAAATTTACGGAGCCAAGCTCTTTAACCGCTCCGGCTGTATCATCACGCTTACGCCTGCCGGAGAATTACTTTACAAATATGCGAAAGATATAAATACGCTTTACGCAGACGCCGATAGGGAAATCGGGAAAATCACCGGTCTTGTAAAAGGCATTGTAACCCTCGGGGCCAGTTCCACAATAGGCAATTATGTCATGCCGACTGTAATATCCGATTTCAGAAAAAAATTCCCAAAAGTAAACGTTCACCTTCTTATCAGCAATACCAAAACCATTGTTGAGTACCTTAACGCGGCAGGCATTGACGTAGGTTTTGTTGAAGGAGACGTTGTCAAACAGAAACTCCTCGTTGAAAAAATCGTATCCGACGAAATGGTCATCATCATGCCGCCCCTGCATGCGTGGGCCAAGAGACCGTATGTATCAATCTCAGAACTCACAAGAGAGCCGTTCATCATCAGGGAGGAAGGATCGGGAACAAGACAGATAATTGAAAAATACCTGACAAAACACGGCATACATCCGCAAAATATTAAAACAACGCTTACATTTGGGAGTACTGAATCCATCAAATCTGCCGTTGAAAACGGACTCGGCGTATCCATTATCTCAAGGTGGGCTGCAAAAAAAGAGACGCGTTACGGGTCGCTTAAGACGGCAACTTTCAAGGAAGACAGGTTTGTAAGGGATTTTTCACTCCTGCGCAGAAAGACAAAAAGCTTCTCGCATTCACTTGACAGTTTCCTCGTGTATCTAAAAAGTTATCCCTTTGACAAATTGCTAAACTCATAATCAGGATTGTAGGCCCTGTAATCTATATCCCTGAAAATGTTGTTTCTTTTCTCCAGAGGCCCTAACCATTCAACGTCTACAGCGCCGCTTTTTATTCCGTTGTAAAGCTGATTGAACCACTGCAAATGCTCCATAACCCTTTTTCCGGCATAGTCTGCAGCGGTCTTTTTAGCCATCATAAATGCCCAGTCGCTTGACTGGGCCAGCAGCAACTCCCTTGCAGCTTGATTCAAAGCCCTCAATATAATGCCCCGCGCATTAGGATTTTCACGGGCAATCTCAGACATTTTCTGAGCGGCCTCGTGAAGAGGCGGGTATATCCACTCATTTAAATCATTCAGCCATGTCTCCGAATACCCCTTCCATCCCCAGCTTGACTGAGTAGGCAAAACTGTCTGAAGCTCAACGCCTGAATTAAGATATTCTGAAGGGGTAATGAGTTTAATTATCTCTGAACCGCCTGCGATTTTCCGTATTAAAAAATTAAGCCAGTCCGCGCCTTCAAACCACCAGTGACCAAAAAGTTCAGCGTCATACGGCGCCGTGATAACGGGACTTATGTCTAAAAAGTCTGCAAAATACGCAACCTGTTTTTCCCTATT
The DNA window shown above is from Nitrospirota bacterium and carries:
- a CDS encoding ribonuclease HI family protein, which codes for MQEIYKQGLLKLDDNPGTSESETEIYCDGASSGNPGHAGIGVVIRYKTARQPHFTVHKISEYIGTATNNIAEYQAFLRGLKEACALGLKKITVFLDSELLVKQMTGIYKVKNSNLKDLYLQAQNILRKFDAFRIIHVGREFNKEADLLAKQSIKKFHKIHKKG
- a CDS encoding LysR family transcriptional regulator, translated to MQDHKLKVFCTVAETKSFSKASEIIRLTQPAVSLQIQALEEIYGAKLFNRSGCIITLTPAGELLYKYAKDINTLYADADREIGKITGLVKGIVTLGASSTIGNYVMPTVISDFRKKFPKVNVHLLISNTKTIVEYLNAAGIDVGFVEGDVVKQKLLVEKIVSDEMVIIMPPLHAWAKRPYVSISELTREPFIIREEGSGTRQIIEKYLTKHGIHPQNIKTTLTFGSTESIKSAVENGLGVSIISRWAAKKETRYGSLKTATFKEDRFVRDFSLLRRKTKSFSHSLDSFLVYLKSYPFDKLLNS